In Camelus ferus isolate YT-003-E chromosome 10, BCGSAC_Cfer_1.0, whole genome shotgun sequence, the following proteins share a genomic window:
- the LOC102507879 gene encoding LOW QUALITY PROTEIN: olfactory receptor 52N4-like (The sequence of the model RefSeq protein was modified relative to this genomic sequence to represent the inferred CDS: deleted 2 bases in 1 codon), translating into MLVLNQTDMNPASFILNGIAGLEDMHMWISLPFCSMYATAVVGTCGLLYLIHYKDALHKPMYYFLAMLCLIDLVMCSSTIPKALCIFWFHLKEIGFNECLVQMFFIHTFTGMESGVLMLMALDCYVAICYPLRYSTILTNPVIAKAGLSSFLKGVLLITPFTFLIKRLPDCRGKFIPHTYCDHMSVDKLSCGNIKLNVIYGLMVALLTGGFDIQCITLSYTMILWAVVSLSSADAQQKAFGTCTAHISSIVFSYSPAFFSFFSHCFGGHTIPPSCHIIVANTYLLLPPTMNPVDYGVKTKHIRDCIVRILSSSKYIKSHSM; encoded by the exons ATGCTAGTGCTGAACCAAACAGACATGAATCCAGCCTCCTTCATACTTAATGGGATCGCAGGGCTGGAGGACATGCACATGTGGATTTCCCTCCCATTCTGCTCCATGTATGCTACGGCTGTGGTAGGGACCTGTGGACTCCTCTACCTCATACACTATAAGGACGCCCTGCACAAGCCCATGTACTACTTCTTGGCCATGCTTTGTCTCATTGACCTTGTCATGTGCTCTAGTACAATCCCTAAAGCTCTCTGCATCTTCTGGTTTCATCTCAAGGAAATTGGCTTTAATGAATGCCTGGTTCAGATGTTCTTCATTCACACCTTCACAGGGATGGAGTCTGGGGTGCTCATGCTGATGGCCCTGGActgctatgtggccatctgctaCCCTCTGCGCTACTCAACTATCCTCACCAATCCTGTCATTGCAAAGGCTGGGCTCTCCAGTTTTCTCAAAGGGGTGCTGCTCATCACTCCCTTCACTTTCCTCATTAAGCGCCTGCCTGACTGCAGAGGCAAATTCATTCCCCACACCTACTGTGACCACATGTCTGTAGACAAGTTGTCCTGTGGAAATATCAAGCTCAATGTTATCTATGGTCTGATGGTTGCCCTTCTGACTGGGGGCTTTGACATCCAGTGCATCACACTCTCTTACACCATGATCCTTTGGGCAGTGGTCAGCCTCTCCTCAGCAGATGCTCAGCAGAAGGCCTTTGGCACCTGCACTGCTCACATCTCTTCCATTGTC TTTTCCTACAGTccagctttcttctccttcttttcccaTTGTTTTGGAGGCCACACAATTCCTCCATCTTGCCACATCATTGTGGCCAATACTTATCTGCTCCTACCTCCCACTATGAATCCTGTTGACTATGGGGTGAAAACTAAGCACATAAGAGACTGTATTGTAAGGATTCTTTCAAGTTCTAAGTATATCAAATCCCACAGTATGTGA